In the Euphorbia lathyris chromosome 5, ddEupLath1.1, whole genome shotgun sequence genome, one interval contains:
- the LOC136229135 gene encoding xyloglucan galactosyltransferase MUR3 — protein MRRRSSASVSFDQMDKGTGKSQQHRLCLLASLSGFFWILLLYFHFAVLGRNAVDDSVKLEPYPLNRDSQTSTFVTDARYTNLPSKSTPSVDTSTKSTPSSSSSEKKEEFQFIRALKTSENKSDPCGGKYIYVHDLPPRFNEDMLKECRSLSLWTNMCKFTTNAGMGPPLENVEGVFSNTGWYATNQFAVDVIFSNRMKQYKCLTNDSSLAAAIFVPFYAGFDIARYLWGYNISVRDAASLDLVDWLSKRPEWGIMGGRDHFLVAGRITWDFRRLSEQEGDWGNKLLFLPAAKNMSMLVVESSPWNANDFGIPYPTYFHPAKDDDVFIWQERMRNLERKWLFSFAGAPRPGNPKSIRGQIIEQCKKSKVGKLLECDFGESKCHSPSSIMQMFQSSLFCLQPQGDSYTRRSAFDSMLAGCIPVFFHPGSAYTQYTWHLPKNYTTYSVFIPEDDIQKSNFTIEERLNQISPEQVKIMRENVIRLIPRLIYADPRSKLETLSDAFDVAVQAVIDKVTRLRRNIIEGRTEYDNFVEENSWKYALLDEGQREVGGHKWDPFFSKPKGEASSDSSGSSAEAAKNSWKNEQRHQS, from the coding sequence ATGAGACGCCGGTCATCGGCGTCTGTCTCTTTTGATCAAATGGATAAAGGGACGGGGAAGAGTCAACAACATCGGCTTTGCTTATTGGCATCTTTATCTGGTTTTTTCTGGATTTTGCTATTATACTTTCATTTTGCAGTTTTAGGGCGTAATGCTGTTGATGATTCTGTTAAATTAGAGCCTTATCCTCTAAACAGAGATTCACAAACTTCTACCTTTGTAACCGATGCCCGTTATACAAACCTCCCATCAAAATCTACCCCTTCAGTAGATACCTCCACCAAAAGTACCCCCAGTAGCAGTAGCAGTGAAAAGAAGGAGGAGTTCCAGTTCATTAGGGCTTTGAAAACTAGTGAGAATAAGAGTGATCCCTGTGGAGGGAAGTATATTTATGTTCATGATTTGCCTCCTAGGTTCAATGAGGATATGTTGAAGGAATGTAGGAGTTTAAGTCTTTGGACCAATATGTGTAAGTTCACTACCAATGCCGGGATGGGACCCCCGCTGGAGAATGTTGAAGGTGTGTTTTCGAATACTGGTTGGTATGCTACAAATCAGTTTGCGGTGGATGTGATATTCAGTAATAGGATGAAGCAGTACAAGTGCTTGACCAATGACTCTTCCCTTGCTGCAGCAATTTTTGTCCCCTTTTATGCAGGGTTTGATATTGCTAGGTACCTTTGGGGATATAATATCTCAGTAAGGGATGCTGCATCTCTTGATTTGGTTGATTGGCTTTCGAAACGGCCAGAGTGGGGGATTATGGGAGGCAGGGATCATTTTCTGGTGGCCGGGAGGATAACTTGGGATTTCAGGAGGCTAAGTGAGCAAGAAGGTGACTGGGGCAATAAACTTCTCTTCTTGCCTGCTGCAAAGAATATGTCAATGCTTGTGGTGGAGTCTAGTCCTTGGAATGCCAATGATTTTGGCATTCCGTACCCAACTTATTTCCATCCTGCAAAGGATGATGATGTGTTCATTTGGCAAGAGCGAATGAGGAACTTAGAAAGAAAATGGCTTTTCTCTTTTGCCGGGGCACCACGTCCTGGTAACCCTAAGTCAATTAGAGGGCAGATCATAGAGCAGTGCAAGAAGTCGAAGGTGGGAAAGCTGTTGGAATGTGATTTTGGGGAGAGCAAGTGTCATTCGCCTAGCAGTATAATGCAGATGTTTCAAAGCTCCCTCTTTTGCCTTCAACCTCAGGGTGATTCGTACACAAGAAGATCAGCTTTCGACTCAATGTTGGCAGGTTGCATTCCTGTCTTTTTCCATCCTGGATCAGCATACACACAATATACTTGGCATCTCCCGAAGAACTATACAACTTACTCGGTATTCATACCAGAAGATGATATCCagaaaagcaattttaccataGAGGAACGGCTTAATCAGATATCTCCTGAGCAAGTGAAAATCATGAGGGAGAATGTTATACGACTCATTCCAAGGCTTATATATGCTGATCCTCGCTCGAAGTTGGAGACTCTTAGCGATGCTTTTGATGTTGCTGTACAGGCAGTTATCGACAAAGTCACTAGGCTGAGGAGAAATATTATCGAAGGAAGGACAGAATATGATAACTTTGTGGAGGAGAACAGTTGGAAATACGCGTTGCTGGATGAAGGACAGCGTGAAGTGGGAGGTCACAAATGGGATCCTTTCTTCTCAAAACCGAAAGGGGAAGCCAGCAGCGATTCTAGTGGATCATCTGCAGAAGCTGCAAAGAATTCATGGAAGAATGAACAGAGACATCAATCATGA